Genomic window (Escherichia fergusonii ATCC 35469):
CAGTCGTATCGGTTATTACAGCAAGTTTGAGCATCTGGTTAAAGAGTTATGCAACCGTGAAATCCTGTTATCTCAGGCGCAGACGCTACAGGATATTCAGCAGCATATCGAGACTTTAGGTGTGTCACTTAGCATGGCTATTGACCAGTTCGTGGAGAGTAAATCATGAGAGGACTTGCATACAATCCCGGCATTCTTCCGGCAGAAATGATTATTCGCCAACGCGTAAAGCCAATGCCATCGAGAGAGGAATTGCTTAAGAGAAATTCTTTTCCATCAGTGAATCAAAACAAATATCTGAATGCGATGTGGCGCAAAGGAGGCAACCAGTGAGTGAGTCAAAATGCCAAATTAATGGCAATAAGATAG
Coding sequences:
- a CDS encoding DUF5405 family protein — protein: MKLNIDLGKYVITGTKHDLILSERGIIKEGENAGKETLSRIGYYSKFEHLVKELCNREILLSQAQTLQDIQQHIETLGVSLSMAIDQFVESKS
- a CDS encoding DUF2737 family protein; translation: MRGLAYNPGILPAEMIIRQRVKPMPSREELLKRNSFPSVNQNKYLNAMWRKGGNQ